A region of the Candidatus Aegiribacteria sp. genome:
GTTACCAGTTCGGATCCGGCATTGCGAAGAAGCTTTTTGTAATGCATCAGAAAAGGTTTTAGAAGCAGCATGGGATTCGCTAATATCCCACCACCGTCTCGGTAGACCTCCGCCAGAATCTCGCTTCCCATATTCCTGGCAATTCTCTTAATAAGAAGCTGAAGAACCTGAAAATGCTCCATTCCTGTAAATCCGCAGTTCGAGATGAAAACGAGTCCAGGTGAATGCCCTGTCCGTAACGGATGTTTGCACTCGCCGTTCTCATCCTTTCCAATATGGGCTTCAAAGCGGGGAATCATCCTGTCCATGAAATCCTTCATTATCCCCGTTACGTTATCCACGTAAAGAGGTGTCGCAAAAACGATGATATCTGCCTTGAACTTCTCCAGCAGTTCCTCCATATCATCCTTGATAACACATTTCCCAGGTGTTTTGAGCCAGCAGGCAAAACATCCTCTGCAATGCCCTATTCTCTTGTCGGTTAGAATAATGTTCTCTGTTTCAGCTCCTGCCGCCTCCGCTCCGGCAAGGAAATTCTCAACCATAACGTGAGTGTTGCCGGCTGCTCCACGAGGACTTCCGTTGAACGCGACTATTTTCATCTTCTCCTCTTTTCCCGCAGATGATTTCAATCTTAACATCGTAAAGATAGAACGAATCTAAACATTGTCAAGATGCAAAAATATTCTTAGATTCTTATTCACAACAGAAGGAGAATACCGTGGCCAGAACCTGCAGAACCAATACATACCATCACT
Encoded here:
- a CDS encoding flavodoxin family protein, yielding MKIVAFNGSPRGAAGNTHVMVENFLAGAEAAGAETENIILTDKRIGHCRGCFACWLKTPGKCVIKDDMEELLEKFKADIIVFATPLYVDNVTGIMKDFMDRMIPRFEAHIGKDENGECKHPLRTGHSPGLVFISNCGFTGMEHFQVLQLLIKRIARNMGSEILAEVYRDGGGILANPMLLLKPFLMHYKKLLRNAGSELVTDGRISDKTQSKLEKPIIPPEQYLKSSNKYFADILQKREKEERS